A part of Candidatus Eisenbacteria bacterium genomic DNA contains:
- the dapB gene encoding 4-hydroxy-tetrahydrodipicolinate reductase: protein MKTEGAVRIVVCGAGGKMGRRIIEIARLSGEFEVVGGVEAKDYKGEPPPCEIVDDLSRVVERCQVVIEFTSPEASAMHAKICGRIGKPMVIGTTGLGSLEMKEIETAGKSSPIFVSPNMSWGVKILTEASRMLAAKLGDGYDIEIVEKHHREKKDSPSGTALGIAEVICEAKGWSFPDVLKHGREGKVGARPASELGIHAVRGGTIVGEHEIIFAGKGERITVCHKVESRDCFAAGALKAAKFIIGRRPGRYTMRDMEQA from the coding sequence TTGAAAACCGAAGGCGCTGTCAGAATTGTCGTCTGCGGGGCAGGCGGAAAGATGGGCAGGAGGATCATCGAGATTGCCCGCCTCTCCGGTGAATTTGAGGTCGTTGGCGGGGTCGAAGCCAAGGACTACAAAGGAGAACCCCCCCCCTGCGAGATTGTCGATGATCTGAGCCGGGTTGTGGAGCGGTGCCAGGTGGTCATTGAATTCACGAGTCCGGAAGCTTCTGCCATGCATGCCAAGATCTGCGGCAGAATTGGCAAGCCGATGGTAATCGGAACTACCGGGTTGGGGTCCCTCGAGATGAAAGAGATAGAGACTGCCGGCAAGAGTTCCCCGATTTTTGTTTCTCCGAACATGAGCTGGGGAGTGAAAATACTCACGGAGGCCTCCCGTATGCTGGCAGCCAAGCTTGGTGATGGGTACGATATCGAGATTGTAGAGAAACATCACAGGGAGAAGAAGGACTCTCCGAGCGGGACTGCTCTAGGCATTGCAGAGGTAATCTGCGAGGCGAAGGGGTGGAGCTTTCCTGATGTCCTCAAGCACGGGAGGGAAGGGAAAGTCGGCGCAAGACCTGCCTCAGAGCTGGGAATCCACGCGGTGAGAGGCGGCACAATAGTCGGAGAACATGAGATCATCTTTGCAGGAAAAGGTGAGAGGATAACTGTCTGCCACAAGGTGGAAAGCAGGGACTGTTTTGCGGCCGGGGCTCTGAAGGCCGCGAAATTCATAATCGGCAGAAGGCCGGGACGGTACACGATGCGCGACATGGAGCAGGCGTGA
- a CDS encoding BamA/TamA family outer membrane protein, translated as MRLIRAIAFSITLAVLFPSLLSAQGIFGMNKVQYSRLRWSVIETPSVNLHFYPEERELAYFAAQEAESICVEYQRRFNFKPPGRIPLIVYSSHHYMEQTNVIPFLIPEEVGGLTELIRGRVLVPHTGSYYRFIKVLRHELVHAFMLEKLDFVLKKHKTTRYAFPPLWFSEGLAEIWSGPWDSEADMILGDAVLTGRLVPVGELWKISGSLLLYKEGHSFLLFLTEKYGENCILDIMDNWWRKERFEDVIRFVTGSDLSVLNREWVQELRRRYYPLIGDRKSLEEVGERLTSSGTINIRPYCFNQDGESKDEEFVYLSNEKGYSDINERKLSSSSQKSRRLVKSGFSSGFESLHPFRSRLSVNSKEELAFVSKSGGNDVLNILDIKSGKVLKKFEFPSLVSLSSPSWSPDRTKIVFSGATMAGKSDLYLVEIPEGKSTQLTDDPFDDRDPDWSPARDEVVFSSDRGADGKAGCSNLFVLSVASGKILQLTAGPYHDYDPSWNPDGERVCFRSDRDGQFELYVVSRDGSYARATALLSSPFHPDWEPSGNGLLFSGYEGREFHIYRIDLKDSLAWQSGEARPYHQSWTPGYKSTTNYRVRPYRRKFGLDAAQTAVAYDPDFGSGGLGQLALTDVLGNEQLYFLVSSEAMFGGDFFDYFDVGMTYLNLSKRLNYGLGVFRLTRLYDEELDVVRREERAGGLLITSYPFSKFQRLDGTAVLRNVEKHLYRSGKVEDTVLSSLYLSLVRDTGFWTASGISSGLRFYLTLGATRDLKRVDGNSLSLLFDARKYTKLFRGGVVAARVCGRTSVGKEPQRYFLGGSGTLRGFERRALSGTRAFLGNLEIRFPLIDKLIFSLPMGSLEFPTLRGAIFTDWATAGDTALQEPVGSTGVGVFLGSGYLPVIRIDFVRRIYGGRIEPRTYSEFSVGWNF; from the coding sequence GTGAGATTAATCCGTGCAATTGCTTTCTCAATTACCCTCGCGGTCCTATTCCCTTCTCTTCTTTCTGCGCAGGGCATATTCGGAATGAACAAGGTCCAGTATTCGCGGCTGCGGTGGTCGGTGATCGAGACCCCGAGCGTGAATCTGCATTTCTATCCTGAAGAACGTGAGCTCGCCTACTTCGCGGCCCAGGAGGCCGAATCTATCTGCGTCGAGTACCAGAGACGATTCAATTTCAAACCCCCGGGCAGGATTCCGCTCATCGTCTACAGCTCTCATCATTACATGGAGCAAACGAACGTCATTCCTTTCCTGATTCCCGAGGAAGTTGGCGGGCTTACCGAACTCATCAGAGGAAGGGTGCTTGTCCCTCACACCGGGTCATACTACCGGTTCATCAAGGTACTGAGACATGAACTTGTTCACGCGTTCATGCTTGAGAAACTTGATTTCGTTCTCAAAAAGCACAAGACCACCCGCTATGCGTTTCCCCCTCTCTGGTTCTCTGAAGGACTTGCGGAAATCTGGTCCGGGCCGTGGGATTCCGAAGCGGACATGATTCTTGGGGATGCTGTTCTTACAGGCCGGCTTGTCCCGGTTGGAGAACTCTGGAAGATATCGGGGAGTCTTCTTCTCTACAAAGAGGGACATTCATTCCTTCTGTTCCTTACTGAGAAGTACGGGGAAAATTGCATACTGGACATAATGGACAACTGGTGGAGGAAGGAAAGGTTTGAGGACGTCATAAGATTTGTTACGGGAAGCGACCTTTCGGTCCTCAATAGAGAATGGGTTCAGGAGCTGAGAAGAAGATACTACCCTCTTATTGGAGACCGCAAATCCCTGGAGGAAGTGGGTGAGAGACTCACCTCATCCGGGACGATCAACATCCGGCCGTACTGTTTCAATCAGGATGGCGAGTCGAAAGACGAAGAGTTCGTCTATCTTTCAAACGAGAAAGGATACTCAGACATCAACGAGCGCAAGTTGAGCTCCTCAAGCCAGAAGTCCCGGAGATTGGTGAAAAGCGGGTTCTCCAGCGGCTTCGAATCACTTCATCCTTTTCGGAGCAGGCTTTCCGTGAACTCGAAAGAAGAGCTGGCTTTTGTCTCGAAAAGCGGAGGGAATGATGTCCTGAACATCCTCGACATCAAATCGGGAAAGGTCCTCAAGAAGTTCGAGTTTCCTTCACTTGTGTCCCTGTCTTCCCCATCCTGGTCGCCGGACAGAACAAAAATAGTATTCAGCGGCGCCACCATGGCCGGGAAAAGCGATCTATACCTTGTCGAGATCCCGGAAGGCAAATCGACCCAGCTCACGGACGACCCTTTTGACGACCGGGACCCGGACTGGTCACCGGCAAGAGATGAAGTAGTTTTCTCGTCAGACAGAGGTGCCGACGGCAAGGCGGGCTGTTCGAATCTCTTTGTGCTCAGCGTTGCATCGGGCAAAATTCTCCAGCTTACCGCGGGACCCTATCATGACTACGATCCATCGTGGAACCCTGACGGAGAGCGGGTCTGCTTCAGATCTGACCGGGACGGACAGTTTGAGCTGTATGTCGTCTCCAGGGACGGCAGCTATGCAAGAGCCACGGCACTTCTTTCATCACCATTTCATCCCGACTGGGAACCGTCCGGGAATGGGCTTCTGTTCTCCGGCTACGAAGGAAGGGAGTTTCACATATACAGGATAGACCTGAAAGACTCACTCGCCTGGCAGAGCGGAGAAGCAAGACCCTACCATCAGTCCTGGACTCCGGGCTACAAGTCGACGACAAACTACCGCGTCAGACCGTACAGAAGAAAGTTTGGGCTGGATGCGGCGCAAACAGCAGTTGCTTACGACCCGGATTTCGGGAGCGGCGGACTCGGACAGCTCGCCCTGACAGACGTCCTTGGAAATGAGCAGCTTTATTTTCTTGTATCAAGCGAAGCGATGTTCGGGGGTGACTTCTTTGACTACTTCGACGTCGGCATGACCTATCTCAATCTTTCGAAAAGACTCAATTACGGCCTGGGAGTCTTCAGACTTACCCGGCTCTACGATGAGGAGCTTGACGTTGTGAGAAGAGAGGAGAGGGCGGGCGGGCTTCTCATAACGAGTTATCCATTTTCAAAATTCCAGAGACTGGACGGGACAGCTGTCTTGAGAAATGTCGAAAAGCATCTCTACCGTTCAGGCAAAGTCGAGGACACGGTTCTCTCTTCACTTTATCTCTCTCTTGTCAGGGACACCGGCTTTTGGACTGCCTCAGGGATAAGCAGCGGTCTCAGATTCTATCTGACTTTGGGTGCAACGAGAGATCTGAAGAGGGTGGATGGGAATTCCCTGAGCCTTCTTTTTGACGCACGGAAATACACAAAGCTCTTCAGGGGCGGCGTGGTAGCAGCAAGGGTCTGCGGCAGAACGAGCGTAGGGAAGGAACCTCAGCGGTACTTTCTCGGCGGCAGCGGCACGCTGAGAGGATTCGAGAGGAGGGCACTCTCCGGCACAAGGGCTTTTCTTGGTAATCTAGAGATAAGGTTTCCACTCATTGATAAACTCATTTTCTCTCTGCCGATGGGCTCGCTCGAATTCCCGACCCTGCGGGGCGCCATTTTCACCGATTGGGCGACGGCAGGAGATACGGCTCTTCAGGAACCGGTAGGCAGCACCGGGGTCGGCGTATTCCTGGGGAGCGGATACCTGCCTGTCATAAGAATAGACTTTGTCAGGCGTATATACGGCGGTAGAATCGAGCCCCGGACTTATTCTGAATTTTCAGTAGGATGGAATTTCTGA
- a CDS encoding proline--tRNA ligase: MRWTKAFIPTLKEDPSDAEITSHKLMIRSGMIRKLTGGVYTFLPLGLKVVKKVEAIVREEMNRIGGQETLMPILHPAELWKESGRWDIYGEELLRPIDRQKREYALGPTHEEVVTDLTRKEVRSYRELPLILYQIQTKFRDEIRPRFGVIRAREFMMKDAYSFHEDADSLMKVYADMKEAYSRIFSRCGLNFVIVEADSGAIGGDITHEFTVLAKSGEAEILSCDCGYAASSDRAGTGTEESPSEAERPMTKAHTPGKRSVEEVTLFLGVPSRRLIKTLIVKSQDKICAFLIPGDREMSEAKGRRVLGGMPFEMAAPEEVFKVTGGPMGYSGPVGLRGVRIVADNRVRNMKNIVVGANEEDYHFVDANPGRDFAIGEYADIAVAREGDRCPRCEKKLKSFRGIEVGQIFELGTKYSTSMGAKFLDREGKEKPFIMGCYGIGITRTVAAVIEQSHDSDGIIWPPSLAPYQVLILVVNMNEPEAVNIAESIYEELVGKGFDVLLDDRDERPGNKFKDADLIGIPVRITVGAKTLSEKKVEVRHRRTGAVEMVDRDKLPSVLNKFLSG; encoded by the coding sequence TTGCGCTGGACAAAGGCTTTCATACCGACATTGAAAGAAGATCCCTCTGATGCGGAGATCACGAGTCACAAGCTGATGATCAGGTCAGGAATGATAAGGAAACTGACCGGAGGGGTTTACACGTTTCTCCCGCTTGGCTTGAAGGTCGTCAAGAAAGTGGAAGCGATAGTCAGGGAGGAGATGAACAGGATAGGCGGGCAGGAGACCCTCATGCCGATTCTTCATCCAGCTGAGCTCTGGAAGGAATCCGGCAGATGGGATATCTATGGAGAGGAATTGCTGCGGCCCATTGACAGGCAGAAACGCGAATATGCTCTGGGGCCTACACACGAGGAGGTCGTCACCGACCTTACGAGGAAAGAGGTAAGGTCGTACAGGGAGCTTCCGCTCATTCTCTATCAAATCCAGACGAAGTTCAGAGACGAGATCAGGCCCCGCTTTGGAGTGATAAGAGCACGGGAATTCATGATGAAGGATGCGTATAGCTTTCATGAAGACGCTGACTCGTTGATGAAAGTTTATGCCGACATGAAGGAGGCATATTCAAGAATATTCTCACGGTGCGGACTTAACTTCGTGATAGTTGAAGCCGATTCCGGGGCGATCGGAGGGGATATCACGCATGAATTCACGGTGCTGGCAAAATCGGGAGAAGCAGAGATCCTAAGTTGTGACTGCGGATATGCTGCTTCCAGCGACAGGGCCGGGACCGGGACTGAAGAGTCTCCCTCTGAAGCCGAAAGGCCGATGACGAAAGCCCACACGCCGGGGAAGAGGTCAGTTGAAGAGGTGACACTATTTCTCGGAGTTCCTTCGCGGAGGCTCATAAAGACCCTGATTGTGAAATCTCAGGACAAGATCTGCGCGTTTCTTATTCCGGGTGACAGGGAGATGAGCGAGGCAAAGGGTAGAAGGGTTCTGGGAGGAATGCCTTTCGAGATGGCAGCGCCCGAAGAGGTTTTCAAGGTAACCGGCGGACCAATGGGGTATTCGGGACCGGTTGGCCTGAGGGGAGTGAGGATAGTTGCTGACAACCGCGTCAGGAACATGAAGAACATTGTCGTGGGGGCAAATGAAGAAGACTACCATTTCGTGGACGCAAATCCTGGTCGTGATTTCGCGATTGGGGAATACGCAGATATTGCCGTGGCGCGTGAAGGCGATAGATGCCCCCGCTGCGAGAAGAAGCTGAAATCATTCAGGGGAATAGAGGTCGGGCAGATTTTCGAGCTGGGTACGAAATACAGCACCAGTATGGGGGCAAAATTCCTCGACAGGGAGGGGAAAGAGAAGCCATTCATAATGGGCTGCTATGGAATCGGAATAACGAGGACGGTAGCGGCAGTGATTGAGCAGAGCCATGACTCGGATGGAATTATATGGCCGCCGTCGCTTGCCCCGTATCAGGTGCTGATTCTTGTCGTGAACATGAATGAACCTGAGGCGGTGAATATTGCTGAGTCAATCTACGAGGAGCTGGTTGGCAAGGGGTTTGACGTTCTTCTGGACGACCGGGATGAAAGACCCGGCAACAAATTCAAGGATGCCGATCTTATTGGTATTCCGGTGAGAATCACAGTTGGTGCAAAAACGCTGAGCGAGAAAAAGGTGGAGGTAAGGCATCGAAGAACGGGTGCTGTAGAGATGGTGGATAGGGACAAACTGCCGTCAGTGCTCAACAAGTTCCTGAGCGGTTGA
- the rpsT gene encoding 30S ribosomal protein S20 — protein sequence MPRHKSPAKRARQTLKRSLRNKGVKSRLKTEIKKLGAATSKEEASANLSVVSSLLDKASRKGILNRRTVSRQKSRLSISVNKLQK from the coding sequence ATGCCCAGGCACAAATCGCCGGCGAAAAGGGCGAGGCAGACGCTCAAGCGGAGTTTGAGGAACAAAGGAGTGAAATCAAGACTTAAGACCGAGATAAAGAAACTTGGAGCGGCAACTTCCAAGGAAGAGGCTTCAGCGAACCTGAGCGTTGTCTCTTCCCTTCTCGATAAGGCCTCAAGGAAAGGCATACTCAATAGAAGAACTGTCAGCCGGCAGAAATCCAGGCTGAGCATATCTGTGAACAAATTGCAGAAGTGA